The Leptidea sinapis chromosome 17, ilLepSina1.1, whole genome shotgun sequence genome contains the following window.
agATAATTCGTAgagaaataacaaattattagtattgtaagtataatatataagacaTACTAAACAACTTCTCGATTCTTTCACTGAGGAATTGAAGAACATGTTTCTTTTGATTGAAAAAATGTTTGTAGACAGTCCTGCCTCCAAATAGCCAAATGTCGCTATCATCAGTTATTGTACCATCAGTCAACTTATTGTTCTCCAAGAAAGCACACTGTGCCTCAGCTTCCATTGGAGCAATGATGTAAGGAATGCCAAATATACGAAGAAGTTCTTGTGCTTCAAGTGTCATTTGTTCCGATATATTTCGTCCAATACGATCCAGACGACCTTTCTCGTGTAATAAATTTTCGTGTTCATCTTCAACCACTGTTGCCATTTCTTCAAGGTCTTTTTCGGATATTCGCGGTTTATTTGAATCATTTTTAGTTGCTATGGAAATGTCTTTACTAAAAGTATTTACTAGTGGGTTATCTTCTGTTGTCTTATCTCTTTCTGGGCTTTGTATTTTTTCAAAGCTATCACTCTGACATTCTTTTGGtacttttaattctttattaataatattgtttgtgaTACTGATAGCTTTGTGGTCTTGTGTAGTGTATTCTTGTTCTTTATTGCCTATTGGTCGAGCACAATTATTATCATTCACCTCGCTTTGCTGTTTTATTGTGATAGAACTACATTGTACAGGATTTCTTACATCATCACATTCAAAAACATCGGCAAAAATATCATCTCCCAGTGGTTCTTCCACATTTAAAGTTAACTGTACAACTGGTGTTTTTGTGTTACTTTCAATATCGATGACTTCTTCAAACTCATCTTCACTGGAACTACATGATTTATTTGAACTTATTTTGcttttaatattatcaatatctTCTGTGGAAGTGTCTAAACATATAACATTGTGTTCACTATCTTCAATGCTGAAAACTGAGATGTCATTgttatgttttatgtttttgttacttACCTTAGTATTGTCTTGGTTTGGGCCAGCAGTAATTAATAAGGAATGATTAATAATATCTTCTGAAGAACTATCTACTTTACAGTCATGATTCTGATTCTCAATACTTAAAAGAGATGCATCATCAAAATCATCTTTcttattttcattgtttataCAAATGTCTTCATCATTTGAAGACTTAATTAATGGTGGTGTCCTAAAAACATTATCTGAATCTTTgtcatttgatttgatttctttCTTtgcaacatcatcatcattaattaaatctatttgaTGTTCAATTATCGATTTTTCCTGATTTATTTCATCCATCACATCATCCACATTCAACTTCTTTGGGTTcttttttggtttattttcagTAGAAACTAAATCCTCAATAGCTTTATGAGTGAAATCAGTATACTGCATTATGTAATCCTTAACTGATGTTATATTTCGGGAACATAACTCATCACATTCCTCCTCAGAATATTCAGAATCGGTCATAAAGGATGTCCAGGATTCATCTGCCTTTGAAGAGGATGCACTAGTGTTAGGATCTTCATCACAACCTGAGGTACTAGTTTTAGGTTCTTCTTCAACACATTCTAAAGACATTTTAATAGCTTTCTGTAAATCATCCTCAAATTCAACAGTACCTATGTTTTCTTTAGTTTCATGCTTGCCAGATGTTCCAGCAATTTCTGAATTACACTTGTTATTTTCTGTTTTTTCCTTAAGTTTTTTAGATTCAATAAGACTTTGTTTTGCCTTATCAATCAATAAATATCTCGTTGTTTTATCAGATGCTATGCGACGAGTTGGTAACTCTTCAATTTTGGTTTCTATTCCTTCTGCATTGAGAAGAGATTCAAGTTCCGTTAATGACATTCCAATGTCACCCATTTCTTTTTCTGTTTCTTCAATGCACTCCTGTACTTTTCTTCTTTTTAGTAATCTTTGCATCTGAAAATTAAATATGGATTGTTGGTCATTCATTGCACTAATATAGGGTagagaaaaacaaaaacttacCTGAAAATTGGAAAAGTTGTCACTCTTCTTTGGTAATGTTTCCAATTTTCCCCAGGAATTCATTTTCCTTGTTTCTTTTAATTCCAATAGTAGATCATATTTCTGTTTGACTGGCAATTTTTTGAAATCATCTGATTCAAGATTGACACTGTGTAAATCAATACTTGATGCACTTGAATCTTGTTCATCATCGGAACTATTGTAAAAAGTAGGatttttaacaaacaaacaattaaCTTACTTATCATGGGACACTTAATTCTTAGGTAGATAGgttataataaatcaataaaaaagcTTCAAGTATTTAAGCTAAATAATAAGTTGTCACCTGTTTAAATTGAACTACTGGAGCTTGatataagcatttttttttaaataatcaaattttataaacTAAAAGGAGGTATGCACTGTTACCATAAAAAAGTAGACATGCTTAACATTAAACAGGAGTACCACATAATTTCAATGTTTTCTAATAacaacggctggatcacttggcgttgtgtagagacgtcacttcattgtgtgtcttctaccgcatttatcacggggagtgttccgaagagctgtttaacctgatttctgccgccgaattccaccttcacacgacacgccacaagttaggatatcatccccaccatctggatgtgcgggcggtcctccacagtgcggtttacaaggagctttcttccacgtactacaaagctgtggaatgaacttccttgtgcaatgtttccaggacgatacgacatgggtaccttcaaaaaagcgcgtaaaccttcttTAAAGGCAACGTCaacctgtcattcctctggtgttgcaagatattttgggtggcgatgatcacttaacaacaggtgacccgtacactcatttgtcctcctattccataaaaaaaaaaaaacatactctGTTGCAGATTCTTCTTCATTCTGAGGGAGAGCTGGTAATTTAAATAAGTCATCATCTCTTTCTATAGTGTTTTTGTTCTTCTTGGGGGATATTTGTTTCCCCAACAAAGCTCCAATTGCTGTTTTCTTACTCAATAAGATAGCTAATTCTCTTTTTAATCTTTCAGACTCTGAATTGTACTTTAGCTTGTTGTCTTGTCTCTTTgcctaaaaaaatgtatttaatagataataatttagttatatGACTTAGGATCAATGCGGAGAGATGTATTTCGagaaccaatcagatttcgttatttccacatctcatCTCTGCTTAGCTTTGGTGGAAATAGATCAAGCAGAGAGGAGATGTCTTATTTTTCTATAGATTTGTGTACTGTGTCAATCCATCAAGCAGAGATGCATGTAGATGGCAGTGGTGCCTTATCCAGAATTTATGCTTTCTTAGATAGTGTAAATGTTGAAGAATTAACTGTGTTTCTTCAGCCTCTAATTACACTTCCTCAACcaagttaaaatataacttttctaACGACTTGACATCTTCCTTTCGTAGACATCACTTGCCGATTTCGAGATCTCATAGCTCACAACTCGGGCCTTATAAGTcagttattttcttaaaattgatgcCTTTAgcattatttttgatgtcagttacAATATAACTATCACAACTTTATAAACAAACAACAGAAAtgaggtatgtttttttatcatAAGTGTATACATCCTGTCCTTATTGTGcaccaataattaaaaatattataatattatttgtaatatttggccgcctaatgttttaatttaactttacctaatttaaatgcaTATATAATGTTGCTGCATATTATCATAAAGTTGCTATAgcaagatttattttaatatttctgagTAGGTAATATAAACTATTAAGCCATGACCCTCATATGGACCTATCTAAACTGTGTCATTTGTAAAGTACTTATATGTAATTAAGGTATTAAATTGAAGTACTGAGAGCCACTTacaattgtttctttttttaattctggAAAACCTCCATCAAAAACGAAAACTGGCTTAATTCTAAAGTATAAGAGTTTGCAAAGACGTTGAAACAATCCAATAAGATGGGCATTTGGTAGAGGGGCCCCTTTTGCATCTTGATAACCTTTCACCATCTGATGCAACCATATTGAGATATCTGTTGGACGGTAATgggattataaaaaaataaaaaaaaatatcttgaatAATTCATAGCTATTAAAAGATATCATTGACCCTGAAAGAACCTACCAACtgctaaaattttattttccaaGGTTTCAACTGGCACTGGTTTACCAGCAGGTTCAACTAGTCTCCACAATCCAGTGACTCCCATCACACAAATGcttactttattaaatatttacacaatttttttgatttgttttaacTATGCTATGTGTGTACATAACAAAGGTCGTTCCCACGAGATCATCGGTCATTCGTTTGATGCTTCCCCTTCACACTACGACGATTTGGTTCAACCACTCGATGTATATAAAAACTCACACAACAATAATAACACGAAATGATGTTGCTACTGGAGCATTTGTAAGTGTTCGGTTCActacatacaataataaatgttttactatGACGCGATGCGGAGCGCGGACGCCCACTCTTTCCCACACTTTATTTTCTCACGCCCCATGCGTAACCCCACATCCTATGACCGCAGAATCAGATTGTCAGTCGGTGTGTCGACTGTCGACCTGACGAACACATCAAAttcaatatcaaataatatttcGTAATTTGCGCGGTGTGCCTGACGAAGGCAGAGTTTTGACAAACTGAAACGCTCATTTGGTGTCTAATGTCTATgcttataaataagaaataaattccacaTTCATCTTCGTACTTGCTCTGTATCCATCCCGTTTGACAGTTCGCGTCCTACCTAGCGTTATCGTGTATTTGTACAAACATTGGATTTAATCTACGAAATTGAATTAAACaagaattataataacattaatattgcTTTAGTATAGTttgagtttatttatattttttcttcaaCAGTTGATTATTgaacaaaatgaaataaaattggagtttACTCTGCAAATCCCTTGCGAACGAACAGGTGTTTTTGATAGAAGTGTGTGTTGGTTCCCATcgtgattatttatttatagtattgtGAATATGTAACAATGGTGTATCGATCCAGTTATCAATAAATGTTTTGGAGCTAGCGATGATAATGAGTACCATGTTCCATTAGAGGGATCAAGAAGTAATAATTTGTTGTGGATGCTACCGGTCGTTTGTATTTTGGATGTTATGTATGTGCATAGCGCATTAGCACTGATTGGGTCAGTATTCAAATGATACAGAGAATGGTTTCTGAAGAGGACCACAATGAAGTCTGGTAAACTGAGGTGAGAGTAAATCGTGGCTACTATGCCACATCAGTATGGCGCTGGCGCCGGTGGCATGGGCGGGGGCCCTCCGTCGCCGCCGCCGCAGCACGGCGCGCTATACCCGCGCTATGCGGCCGCCGCGGGCCCCGGCGCCGGAGCGTACCGCCCTGAGGAGAGACGGCTCACAAGGGAAGCCATGGAACGGTACCTGAGAGACCGTTCTGACATGGTTGTGGTCATATTACATGCTAAAGTTGCTCAAAAATCTTATGGAAATGAAAAGAGGTTCTTTTGTCCACCTCCATGTATATATCTATTTGGTGATGGCTGGAGACTGAGGAGGGAGCGCATGCTTAGGGAGGGTGAGACAGAACAAGCCTCACAGCTGTGTGCCTTTATTGGTATAGGTAATTCCGATCAGGATATGCAACAGTTAGATCTAAATAATGGAAAACAATATTGTGCAGCAAAGACATTGTATATATCAGATTCAGATAAGAGAAAACACTTTATGTTGTCAGTTAAGATGTTTTATGGGAATGGACATGATATTGgtatttttaatagtaaaagAATAAAAGTCATATCTAAACCGTCTAAGAAGAAACAGTCATTGAAAAATGCTGATTTGTGTATAGCAAGTGGAACAAAAGTGGCACTCTTTAATAGACTGAGATCACAAACAGTGTCAACAAGGTATCTCCATGTTGAGAATGGCAATTTTCACGCATCATCTACACAGTGGGGTGCCTTTACAATACACCTACTGGATGATAATGAGAGTGAATCTGAAGAGTTTGCAGTGAGAGATGGATATGTTCACTATGGATCTACAGTGAAGTTAGTTTGCTCTGTGACTGGAATGGCTTTACCTAGGCTTATTATTAGAAAggtaagtttttattttgtcttttaaGTATATGTAAAGTAAATTCCTATTTAAACTTCACCATATTGTGTAAGATAttgttaaatatgtttatttaaaaaatacattaaaaacatGAGCAAACATACCCTCTGTGGCATGATTGTAGATTGGGGATTATATTGAAACCAGATTTTTATGTCATTATATAGTACTTTTTACTTCCAAAAACCAAAAATACAAAAGTCATTAATCTGTCACATtctcacataatataatagcaaTTCATCCAGCATGGATGGGTtgaaaaaaacaattcaatgttaatattatttatagactgtttgtaatactcaaagcagaaaatggattgaaaTATCAATCTAAGATTGCCAATTGATAAATTGCTATctttataattgtatataagATGTGTTTGTCAATGTGCTTGTCTATATGGtcaatatttcttttcaatACTGAATTGATATGTATAACCGTTGTTATTTGTCAAAACAGCCATCATAACATGACACTTATAGACTGCCCTTGAGAGGTTTTGGAAAGAGTTTATTGATATCTATCTACTCTAAGAGtgcacaatttaaaaaatggtgTTGTATCCATATCATAGGAAAGAAGAAGAAACgatataatgataattctttatttgcataatgtgttTAAAGTGTTTAATGTGTATTCAAGTTAACAAAATAACTATACAAATCAacacattagccaaaaagggcatgcaaattacattacctccatgtcattatataataataaaatactaagatAAGTGTTATTTGAAACATATAGttagtacatacatataaatacaaaagactTTAAATAAACTTATGAAAGTAACAAACAATAACTGAAACATTTATACTATATGTTACAAAAATAGTCCCAACTCAGTCATGTTTGCTGGTGAAAAGCAATACTGgggactattaaataataaattttgatttctgtaatataatttaaacatacctCCAGGTGGACAAACAAATGGCACTTCTAGAGGCTGATGATCCCGTGTCTCAGCTGCATAAGTGTGCTTTCTATATGAAGGACACAGAACGGATGTACCTCTGTTTGTCACAAGAGAGGATCATACAGTTCCAAGCCACACCTTGCCCTAAGGAACCGAATAAGGAAATGATTAATGACGGAGCCTGCTGGACCATTATATCAACTGATAAGGCTGAATACCAATTTTATGAAGGCATGGGTCCTGTGAGGTATgttgtagatatttttaatataaattagataaaataatttaaataaatcaacattTCTTCGATCATTAGTCTatctagactctagatagactatgacagctgtgaaaacgtcaaaaaaattgagtttagagttaacctctatttggagcaatgcacacacactaacacagtgttATTCAAATGGCGAGTGTAAGGCATAGCTTTTCACATATATTGCACTAAtgttcctggcc
Protein-coding sequences here:
- the LOC126969202 gene encoding DNA excision repair protein ERCC-5 homolog isoform X2; this encodes MGVTGLWRLVEPAGKPVPVETLENKILAVDISIWLHQMVKGYQDAKGAPLPNAHLIGLFQRLCKLLYFRIKPVFVFDGGFPELKKETIAKRQDNKLKYNSESERLKRELAILLSKKTAIGALLGKQISPKKNKNTIERDDDLFKLPALPQNEEESATDSDDEQDSSASSIDLHSVNLESDDFKKLPVKQKYDLLLELKETRKMNSWGKLETLPKKSDNFSNFQMQRLLKRRKVQECIEETEKEMGDIGMSLTELESLLNAEGIETKIEELPTRRIASDKTTRYLLIDKAKQSLIESKKLKEKTENNKCNSEIAGTSGKHETKENIGTVEFEDDLQKAIKMSLECVEEEPKTSTSGCDEDPNTSASSSKADESWTSFMTDSEYSEEECDELCSRNITSVKDYIMQYTDFTHKAIEDLVSTENKPKKNPKKLNVDDVMDEINQEKSIIEHQIDLINDDDVAKKEIKSNDKDSDNVFRTPPLIKSSNDEDICINNENKKDDFDDASLLSIENQNHDCKVDSSSEDIINHSLLITAGPNQDNTKIFQENS
- the LOC126969202 gene encoding DNA excision repair protein ERCC-5 homolog isoform X3 translates to MGVTGLWRLVEPAGKPVPVETLENKILAVDISIWLHQMVKGYQDAKGAPLPNAHLIGLFQRLCKLLYFRIKPVFVFDGGFPELKKETIAKRQDNKLKYNSESERLKRELAILLSKKTAIGALLGKQISPKKNKNTIERDDDLFKLPALPQNEEESATDSDDEQDSSASSIDLHSVNLESDDFKKLPVKQKYDLLLELKETRKMNSWGKLETLPKKSDNFSNFQMQRLLKRRKVQECIEETEKEMGDIGMSLTELESLLNAEGIETKIEELPTRRIASDKTTRYLLIDKAKQSLIESKKLKEKTENNKCNSEIAGTSGKHETKENIGTVEFEDDLQKAIKMSLECVEEEPKTSTSGCDEDPNTSASSSKADESWTSFMTDSEYSEEECDELCSRNITSVKDYIMQYTDFTHKAIEDLVSTENKPKKNPKKLNVDDVMDEINQEKSIIEHQIDLINDDDVAKKEIKSNDKDSDNVFRTPPLIKSSNDEDICINNENKKDDFDDASLLSIENQNHDCKVDSSSEDIINHSLLITAGPNQDNTKFQ
- the LOC126969243 gene encoding suppressor of hairless protein; its protein translation is MPHQYGAGAGGMGGGPPSPPPQHGALYPRYAAAAGPGAGAYRPEERRLTREAMERYLRDRSDMVVVILHAKVAQKSYGNEKRFFCPPPCIYLFGDGWRLRRERMLREGETEQASQLCAFIGIGNSDQDMQQLDLNNGKQYCAAKTLYISDSDKRKHFMLSVKMFYGNGHDIGIFNSKRIKVISKPSKKKQSLKNADLCIASGTKVALFNRLRSQTVSTRYLHVENGNFHASSTQWGAFTIHLLDDNESESEEFAVRDGYVHYGSTVKLVCSVTGMALPRLIIRKVDKQMALLEADDPVSQLHKCAFYMKDTERMYLCLSQERIIQFQATPCPKEPNKEMINDGACWTIISTDKAEYQFYEGMGPVRSPVTPVPLVHSLNLNGGGDVAMLELAGDNFTPSLQVWFGDVEAETMYRCAESMLCVVPDISQFRGQWLWVRQPTQVPVSLVRNDGIIYATGLTFTYTPEPGPRPLCPPVDDVMRPEQSWHHDNRLPDNSLQ
- the LOC126969202 gene encoding DNA excision repair protein ERCC-5 homolog isoform X1, giving the protein MGVTGLWRLVEPAGKPVPVETLENKILAVDISIWLHQMVKGYQDAKGAPLPNAHLIGLFQRLCKLLYFRIKPVFVFDGGFPELKKETIAKRQDNKLKYNSESERLKRELAILLSKKTAIGALLGKQISPKKNKNTIERDDDLFKLPALPQNEEESATDSDDEQDSSASSIDLHSVNLESDDFKKLPVKQKYDLLLELKETRKMNSWGKLETLPKKSDNFSNFQMQRLLKRRKVQECIEETEKEMGDIGMSLTELESLLNAEGIETKIEELPTRRIASDKTTRYLLIDKAKQSLIESKKLKEKTENNKCNSEIAGTSGKHETKENIGTVEFEDDLQKAIKMSLECVEEEPKTSTSGCDEDPNTSASSSKADESWTSFMTDSEYSEEECDELCSRNITSVKDYIMQYTDFTHKAIEDLVSTENKPKKNPKKLNVDDVMDEINQEKSIIEHQIDLINDDDVAKKEIKSNDKDSDNVFRTPPLIKSSNDEDICINNENKKDDFDDASLLSIENQNHDCKVDSSSEDIINHSLLITAGPNQDNTKVSNKNIKHNNDISVFSIEDSEHNVICLDTSTEDIDNIKSKISSNKSCSSSEDEFEEVIDIESNTKTPVVQLTLNVEEPLGDDIFADVFECDDVRNPVQCSSITIKQQSEVNDNNCARPIGNKEQEYTTQDHKAISITNNIINKELKVPKECQSDSFEKIQSPERDKTTEDNPLVNTFSKDISIATKNDSNKPRISEKDLEEMATVVEDEHENLLHEKGRLDRIGRNISEQMTLEAQELLRIFGIPYIIAPMEAEAQCAFLENNKLTDGTITDDSDIWLFGGRTVYKHFFNQKKHVLQFLSERIEKLFNLSREQLILLALLVGSDYTTGVSGVGPVTAMEILASFPSKKKSSNETPKQDNYQLIIEGLKQFKQWVKAGKRTDNITLKKKLKNVKLNEDFPSVRVVQAYLEPNVDENKEKFTWGEIDITILREYAKSKFGWSQSKLDEIVQPVLKRLSERKSQKTVHDYFKRKIQIESIDDQISKRVKAAVEKLDPNREYNDGEETKLKKTNEKNSKSKRAPKKKSNVDDSLSRINQIVKVSNVEEKILTFDVKIPRSDMKHEIIPQREKVKQNLLENKLKAIEIFRKSKIDKKRKFTKRKPLVPKDKAELSESSDSN